One genomic segment of Desulfovibrio inopinatus DSM 10711 includes these proteins:
- the tnpB gene encoding IS66 family insertion sequence element accessory protein TnpB (TnpB, as the term is used for proteins encoded by IS66 family insertion elements, is considered an accessory protein, since TnpC, encoded by a neighboring gene, is a DDE family transposase.): MILPSSTRVYLVLGSTDLRKAINGLSLLVTDIPEMDVFSGQLFVFCNKSRTLIKILYWDRNGFCLWQKRLERHRFLWPESREQALELGSGELSWLLEGLDPMQMQGHPSLKYSTMP, encoded by the coding sequence ATGATCTTGCCTTCAAGCACACGGGTCTACCTCGTGCTGGGCTCGACGGATTTACGCAAAGCCATCAACGGCCTGTCTCTCCTTGTCACCGACATTCCAGAGATGGATGTCTTCAGCGGGCAACTGTTCGTTTTTTGCAACAAAAGCCGGACGCTCATCAAAATTCTCTACTGGGATCGCAACGGTTTTTGCCTGTGGCAAAAGCGGCTGGAGAGGCATCGCTTCCTTTGGCCCGAGTCCAGGGAACAGGCTTTGGAGCTTGGATCAGGTGAGCTTTCGTGGCTCCTTGAAGGACTCGACCCCATGCAGATGCAGGGCCATCCGAGCCTGAAATACTCGACGATGCCTTGA